TTAGATCGGCAAAAATCGGAAAATAATTCATTTTTCACTCCACAAAGACAAAAATTACCGCGTTTTTTCTGCTTGAGCGGCAATATATAAACGATCAAATAACCCATTATCGGCAAAATGCTCAGCATTAATTTGTTGCCAGCTGCCAAAGGTTTGATTGGCATCAAGTTGTTCAATGGCAGGAAAACTGGCTTGATATTGTTTCGCCACTTGTTGATCCACTGGGCGAAAATAATGCTTGGCAGCCAACTGTTGTGCCGCTGGCGACCAAAGGGTCTGCAAATATTGTTGAGCATAATGGGCGGTATGATTATGCTGGGTATTTTTTACCACTTCCGCCACAAATACTGGGGTATAAAGGGTTAAACTTGGATAGACTAAATCAAAACTGTCGCCAATGGCTTTGCTTGCTAATGCAGCTTCATTTTCAGGGGCAATTAAAACATCGCCCATTTGTCGCTGAGTAAAGCTAATGGTTGCCCCTCTTGCGCCCGCCTCTAAAATCGGCACATTGGCTAGCACTTGTTGTAAAAATTGCTGTTGTTGAGGAGCATCGGCAAAGTGGCGTTGGGCATAAGCTAAAAGTGTCAAATAAGCAAAGCGTCCATTGGCAGAGGTTTTTGGATTAGGCAAAATTACCTTTACATCAGGTCTGGCTAAGTCCGACCAATCTTGAATGTGCTTTGGGTTGCCTTTTTTAACCAGTAGCACCATTACACTGCCAAAAGGCGAGGCATTATTGGGATATTGTTGTTGCCAATCTGTGGCGACCAAGCCTTTATTCACTAAAATATCAATATCGCTACTTTGGGTGAGAGTAACCACATCAGCAGGTAAGCCACTTGCCACCGCAATGGCTTGTTTACTGGCTCCGCCGTGTGATTGCGAAATGCTAAGTTGATCTTGTAAGCCTGTTTGTTGTAAAAACCAAGGGTTGTAATCTTGGTAAAAATCACGAATCACATCATAAGCCACGTTGAGTAAGACGGTTTTATGGTTGGGCTTATGGCTTAGGGTAAAGGCAATAAGAGCAATCAAAATGATCAAACATACTGCAGATAAATATTTTTTCATTGTTTGCTCCTAGTTTGTTGGTTTTGGTTTACTAACGCAAGTGCGGTTGTTTTTTCATTTATTTTTGTTTTTGCCAATGCTTTTTATTGTTGGCGATTTACTTTTCTTTTTCTGTATTTGCTAACGGTTTTCGCCGTTGGCGACTTACTTTCTTTGCTTGCACAAAGAAAGTAAGCAAAGAAATGCACCCCTAGAAAAACCTTAATCTTCACTTCGGCAAGAACCATTACGACTTATTTCTGAACTTGCCTTGCTTTGCAAGGCTTCGGACAACAGAAATAAGTCTATGGTTCTAAGCCTTGTTCAGCGGTTTTTAAGGGGAAAGGGAGCTTTATTCCCTTTTCTCTTAGTTTTATTAATCAAAGTGCGGTTAGTTTTTTATTTATTTTTTACCGTCAATATAAACTTTCTTTACACGAGTAAAGAAAGTAGGTCGCCAACGGCGAAATCCGTTATTTAATAATTTTCTAAGAAATAAATAACATTCAAAATGTTTTCCTAATTCACTTGCCCTAAATTTATAAGTGAAAATCCCCCATTAAAGAAATAATTAAAAAGCATTTATTATTCAATTTTGAAATAAACAAAGATCAATAAGATTAATTCTTATAACTAAAACAGATAAAAAATAATTTTATGTTCTTTGCAAGTTGGAAAAATATTCGGCAAAGTTAGCCTTATTTTTTCGTCTATTTCATCTATGTGGTTTTAATTCGTGGGGGTTCTGTGGCGGTAATAAAAAAGAATAACTGGCGAATAAGTCAATTTTCAGTGTTACCCGGCTTTAAATGCGGGCTAACTGTTACCTTATTATGGCTAGCTTCAATGGTGATTTTGCCGTTGGTTTTATTGATCCTCTCCGTCCAACAAATGCACTGGAATGATTTCGTGCAAACCATTACGAGCCAACGTGTGATAGCCTCTGTCTTACTCTCGTTTAAAATGGCAGCTATCGCCACATTGGTGAACATTTTATTCGGCTTATTATTGGCTTGGGTACTGGTGCGTTATGATTTTTATGGCAAAAAACTATTGAACGCCTTAATTGATTTACCCTTTGCCCTACCCACCGCAGTGGCAGGCATTGCCCTCGCCACCCTTTATGCCCCAACAGGTTTATTTGGACAAGCCCTTGCCCATTTGGGGATTCAAGTGGCTTATACCCCCGCTGGCATCACAATGGCATTGATTTTTGTCAGCTTACCTTTTGTGGTGCGTGCCATTCAACCTGTATTAGCCAACTTTGATCCAAGTTATGAAGAGGCAGCCGCCATTTTAGGGGCATCAAAATGCACCACCTTACGCAAAGTGATTTTACCTAGCCTTTTACCTGCCATTATTGGTGGAGCAGGTATGGGCTTTGCTCGTTGTCTAGGCGAATATGGCTCAGTGATTTTTATTGCAGGCAATGTACCGTTAGTGTCCGAAATTGCTCCCTTGATTATTATGTCTAAATTAGATTTATATGACGTACAGGGTGCGTCCGCCATTGCTCTATTAATGTTATCCATTTCCTTTGTATTAATTTTGCTGATGAATATTGCTCAATGGTCAGTGAGCAAAAAAATGCAACCGAAAGCCTAAAAGGACGAAAAAATGTCTAAAAAATCATTAACTTGGCAACAAATTAGCTTAATTTTATTCGCTCTCGCTTTCTTTTTTATTATTATTTTAATGCCATTGCTGACTATCTTTTATGCCGCATTAGCGGAAGGCTGGCAACAATTTTGGTTGGCATTGAATGATGAAGAAAGCCTGGCTGCCATTTATTTAACTTTAAAAGTGGCATTGATTACCTTACCGATTAATTTGGTGCTGGGGATTATTATTGCTTGGACTATTGCTTACTTTAACTTTAAAGGCAAAAGCGTACTCACCGCTATATTAGACTTGCCTTTTTCTATTTCGCCCGTGGTGGTAGGCTTAATGTTCCTGCTACTATTTGGTTTAGACGGTTTGTTCGGTGCTTGGTTACAGGATCAAAATATTCGTGTGATTTTTGCTTTACCGGGCATTGTGTTAGCCACCTTATTTGTTACTTTTCCGCTTATTGCCAAATCGCTGATCCCCTCAATGACCGCTCAAGGAAACAGCGAGGAACAAGCAGGCTTAATTCTTGGTGCATCGCCTTGGCAACTGTTTTATAAAATTACCTTACCTAAAATAAAATGGCCGCTGATTTATGGGGTTATTTTGAGTAATGCACGAGCAATGGGGGAATTTGGGGCGGTTAGTGTGGTATCAGGACATATTCGTGGCTTAACCAATACCATTCCGTTGTATGTGGAGATTACTTATAATGAATATCAGTTTATCGCCGCCTTTGCTTGCGCTAGTTTATTGGCATTATTAGCGATTTTGACATTGGTAGTGCAACAAGTGGTAATGTTTATTCAACAGCGAAAATTAGCGAAGGTAAGTCGCCAGTAATAAAAAATATTGGTAAAAACAGAAAAAATAAATGAAAAACTGACCGCACTTTGGTTAATAAAACTAAGAGAAAAGGGAATAATGCCCCCTTTCCCCTTAAAAACCGCTGAACAAGGCTTAGAACCATAGACTTATTTCTGTTGTCCGAAGCCTTGCAGTTCAGAAATAAGTCGTAATGGTTCTTGCCGAAGTGAAGATTAAGGTTTTTCTAGGGGGGCATTTCTTTGCTTACTTTCTTTGTGCAAGCAAAGAAAGTCAGTCGCCAACGGCGAAATCCGTTAGCAAATACAAAGAAAGAAAAATAAATCGCCAACAATAAAAAGCATTGGCGAAAACGAAAAATAAATAAAAAACTAACCGCACTTTGGTTAATAAAACTAAGAGAAAAGGGAATAATGCCCCTTTCCCCTTAAAAACCGCTGAACAAGGCTTAGAACCATAGACTTATTTCTGTTGTCCGAAGCCTTGCAAAGCAAGGCAAGTTCAGAAATAAGTCGTAATGGTTCTTGCCGAAGTGAAGATTAAGGTTTTTCTAGGGGGGCATTTCTTTGCTTACTTTCTTTGTGCAAGCAAAGAAAGTCAGTCGCCAACGGCGAAATTCGTTAGCAAATACAAAGAAAGAAAAACAAATCGCCAACAATAAAAAATATTGGCAAAAATAAAAAATAAATAAAAAAACAACCGCACTTTTAAACAAACAGTATAAAAAGAGGAACAAAATGGAATGGCAAATAAAACACTTTAACCAACTTTCAACCCACCAATTAGTGGAAATCTATAAACAACGCGTGGCAGTTTTTGTAGTTGAGCAACATTGTGCTTATCAAGAAATTGATGACCAAGACCTCCTTGCTTGGCATTTGTTCTGCACAGATCAATCCTCCGCCATTACAGCCTATTGCCGTATTATTCCTAAGGAAAATAAAATCTATATCGGCAGAATTCTTGTAAGCCAACAGGCACGAGGCACAGGGCTTGCCAAACAATTAATGCAACAAGCTCTGCAATTTATTGCACAACAATGGCAAGGTATCCCTATCGCCCTACAAGCCCAAGCCTACTTACAGGATTTTTACCAATCCTTTGGCTTTAAACCTATTTCCGCTATTTATTTGGAAGATGGGATTG
Above is a window of Volucribacter amazonae DNA encoding:
- a CDS encoding sulfate ABC transporter substrate-binding protein, producing MKKYLSAVCLIILIALIAFTLSHKPNHKTVLLNVAYDVIRDFYQDYNPWFLQQTGLQDQLSISQSHGGASKQAIAVASGLPADVVTLTQSSDIDILVNKGLVATDWQQQYPNNASPFGSVMVLLVKKGNPKHIQDWSDLARPDVKVILPNPKTSANGRFAYLTLLAYAQRHFADAPQQQQFLQQVLANVPILEAGARGATISFTQRQMGDVLIAPENEAALASKAIGDSFDLVYPSLTLYTPVFVAEVVKNTQHNHTAHYAQQYLQTLWSPAAQQLAAKHYFRPVDQQVAKQYQASFPAIEQLDANQTFGSWQQINAEHFADNGLFDRLYIAAQAEKTR
- the cysT gene encoding sulfate ABC transporter permease subunit CysT yields the protein MSQFSVLPGFKCGLTVTLLWLASMVILPLVLLILSVQQMHWNDFVQTITSQRVIASVLLSFKMAAIATLVNILFGLLLAWVLVRYDFYGKKLLNALIDLPFALPTAVAGIALATLYAPTGLFGQALAHLGIQVAYTPAGITMALIFVSLPFVVRAIQPVLANFDPSYEEAAAILGASKCTTLRKVILPSLLPAIIGGAGMGFARCLGEYGSVIFIAGNVPLVSEIAPLIIMSKLDLYDVQGASAIALLMLSISFVLILLMNIAQWSVSKKMQPKA
- the cysW gene encoding sulfate ABC transporter permease subunit CysW, which produces MSKKSLTWQQISLILFALAFFFIIILMPLLTIFYAALAEGWQQFWLALNDEESLAAIYLTLKVALITLPINLVLGIIIAWTIAYFNFKGKSVLTAILDLPFSISPVVVGLMFLLLFGLDGLFGAWLQDQNIRVIFALPGIVLATLFVTFPLIAKSLIPSMTAQGNSEEQAGLILGASPWQLFYKITLPKIKWPLIYGVILSNARAMGEFGAVSVVSGHIRGLTNTIPLYVEITYNEYQFIAAFACASLLALLAILTLVVQQVVMFIQQRKLAKVSRQ
- a CDS encoding GNAT family N-acetyltransferase, which produces MEWQIKHFNQLSTHQLVEIYKQRVAVFVVEQHCAYQEIDDQDLLAWHLFCTDQSSAITAYCRIIPKENKIYIGRILVSQQARGTGLAKQLMQQALQFIAQQWQGIPIALQAQAYLQDFYQSFGFKPISAIYLEDGIEHLDMLK